The Pectobacterium sp. A5351 genome contains the following window.
CGCAACTATCGCTAGAATCGCGCCAAGAGCAAAAGGAATACGCCATCCCCACGCCCGTAAATCTTCATCACTTAGGAGCTGCTGCAATATCACAACCACTAACAATGCCAGCAATTGACCACCAATCAGCGTGACATATTGAAAAGAAGCATAAAATCCCTTTCTTCCTTCAACGGCCACTTCACTCATATACGTTGCGCTGGTGCCGTATTCCCCCCCGACAGAAAGCCCCTGAAACAAACGGGCTAATAGCAGCAAAAAGGGTGCCCAGGTACCAATGGTTTCATATCCCGGTAAACATGCAATCACCAGAGAGCCAAAACACATCATACAAACCGAAATTAGCATTGAATTTTTACGACCATGCTTGTCAGCAATGTAACCGAAAAGCCAACCACCGATCGGTCTCATTAAAAAGCCTGCTGCAAAAACCCCTGCTGTTTGTAGTAATTGAGTCGTGGTATTTCCCGAAGGGAAAAAGATATGGGCAAAATAGATTGAGCAAAAGGAATAAACATAAAAGTCAAACCACTCAACCAAATTACCCGATGAAGCGCCAACAATTGCTCGGATCCGCTGACGCGTATCTTTCGCATTATCCGTTAGATCAGTCATCTTATTTTATTCTCCTGTTTTCTCGGGCATAAAACTATGCCCGCTATAGTAAAGCAGCACTTAAACCTTGAGGCAAAAAGTTCCTGATTGTAATAATTTATTAATGTAACAACGAAACCTGAGCATTTAATCACTCTTAGCTGAAACATGGATAAATAAGAGGCACTAAGCAAGACGTTATTATGAGGTGGGTTAATAAAAAGATAAGCTCTGTTTATTTGGGGAAAGGAAAAATCTAGAATTCTGAAATATAAATAAACAAAAGGCCATCCTATTAAGGATGGCCTTTTGTTTTAATTGAAACCTGGCAGTTCCCTACTCTCACATGGGGAAGCCCCACACTACCATCGGCGCTACGGCGTTTCACTTCTGAGTTCGGCATGGGGTCAGGTGGGACCACCGCGCTATCGCCGCCAGGTAAATTCTTTTTTAAGCCGAACATTAACCCAAATAACTGGTGCTGATACCCAGAGTCGAACTGGGGACCTCACCCTTACCAAGGGTGCGCTCTACCAACTGAGCCATATCAGCGCACCTGTATAAATTGATGCCTGGCAGTTCCCTACTCTCACATGGGGAAGCCCCACACTACCATCGGCGCTACGGCGTTTCACTTCTGAGTTCGGCATGGGGTCAGGTGGGACCACCGCGCTATCGCCGCCAGGCAAATTCTGTTTCATTCCAACCGTTGTACTTCACTCACTTTCGTGTGTTTGTGTACAACCATCAGAACCAATCTTCGAACAAGCTAAATATCAAAACACTTCTCTATGAGTCATCTCACAAAACACCTTCGGTGTTGTAAGGTTAAGCCTCTCGGGTCATTAGTACTGGTTAGCTCAACGTATCGCTACGCTTACACACCCAGCCTATCTACGTCGTCGTCTTCAACGGCCCTTCAGGGGCATCAAGTGCCCAGGGAAGACTCATCTCGAGGCAAGTTTCCCGCTTAGATGCTTTCAGCGGTTATCTCTTCCGCACTTAGCTACCGGGCAATGCAATTGGCATCACAACCCGTACACCAGTGGTGCGTTCACTCCGGTCCTCTCGTACTAGGAGCAACCCCTCTCAATCTTCCAACGCCCACGGCAGATAGGGACCGAACTGTCTCACGACGTTCTAAACCCAGCTCGCGTACCACTTTAAATGGCGAACAGCCATACCCTTGGGACCTACTTCAGCCCCAGGATGTGATGAGCCGACATCGAGGTGCCAAACACCGCCGTCGATATGAACTCTTGGGCGGTATCAGCCTGTTATCCCCGGAGTACCTTTTATCCGTTGAGCGATGGCCCTTCCATTCAGAACCACCGGATCACTAAGACCTGCTTTCGCACCTGCTCGAGCTGTCACTCTCGCAGTCAAGCTAGCTTATGCCTTTGCACTAACCTCCTGATGTCCGACCAGGATTAGCTAACCTTCGTGCTCCTCCGTTACGCTTTGGGAGGAGACCGCCCCAGTCAAACTACCCACCAGACACTGTCCGCAACCCGGATTACGGGCCCACGTTAGAACATCAAACATTAAAGGGTGGTATTTCAAGGTCGGCTCCACGCAGACTGGCGTCCACGCTTCAAAGCCTCCCACCTATCCTACACATCAAGGCTCAAGGTTCAGTGTCAAGCTATAGTAAAGGTTCACGGGGTCTTTCCGTCTTGCCGCGGGTACACTGCATCTTCACAGCGAGTTCAATTTCACTGAGTCTCGGGTGGAGACAGCCTGGCCATCATTACGCCATTCGTGCAGGTCGGAACTTACCCGACAAGGAATTTCGCTACCTTAGGACCGTTATAGTTACGGCCGCCGTTTACCGGGGCTTCGATCAAGAGCTTCGCCTTGCGGCTGACCCCATCAATTAACCTTCCGGCACCGGGCAGGCGTCACACCGTATACGTCCACTTTCGTGTTTGCACAGTGCTGTGTTTTTATTAAACAGTTGCAGCCAGCTGGTATCTTCGACTGGTCTCAGCTCCATCCGCGAGGGACTTCACCTTACACCAGCGTGCCTTCTCCCGAAGTTACGGCACCATTTTGCCTAGTTCCTTCACCCGAGTTCTCTCAAGCGCCTGAGTATTCTCTACCTGACCACCTGTGTCGGTTTGGGGTACGATTCGGTGTTACCTGGAGCTTAGAGGCTTTTCCTGGAAGCGTAGCATCAGTTACTTCATCACCGTAGTGACTCGTCATCACGCCTCAGTGTTAATGATGACCCGGATTTACCAAAGTCACCCACCTTCACGCTTAAACCGGGACAACCGTCGCCCGGATAACCTAGCTTTCTCCGTCCCCCCTTCGCAGTAACACCCAGTACAGGAATATTAACCTGTTTCCCATCGACTACGCTTTTCAGCCTCGCCTTAGGGGTCGACTCACCCTGCCCCGATTAACGTTGGACAGGAACCCTTGGTCTTCCGGCGTGCGGGTTTTTCACCCGCATTATCGTTACTTATGTCAGCATTCGCACTTCTGATACCTCCAGCACCCCTCACAGGACACCTTCGCAGGCTTACAGAACGCTCCCCTACCCAACAACACCTGAGTGTCGCTGCCGCAGCTTCGGTGCATGGTTTAGCCCCGTTACATCTTCCGCGCAGGCCGACTCGACCAGTGAGCTATTACGCTTTCTTTAAATGATGGCTGCTTCTAAGCCAACATCCTGGCTGTCTGTGCCTTCCCACATCGTTTCCCACTTAACCATGACTTTGGGACCTTAGCTGGCGGTCTGGGTTGTTTCCCTCTTCACGACGAACGTTAGCACCCGCCGTGTGTCTCCCGTGATAACATTCTTCGGTATTCGTAGTTTGCATCGGGTTGGTAAGTCGGGATGACCCCCTAGCCGAAACAGTGCTCTACCCCCGAAGATGAATTCACGAGGCGCTACCTAAATAGCTTTCGGGGAGAACCAGCTATCTCCCGGTTTGATTGGCCTTTCACCCCCAGCCACAAGTCATCCGCTAATTTTTCAACATTAGTCGGTTCGGTCCTCCAGTTAGTGTTACCCAACCTTCAACCTGCCCATGGCTAGATCACCGGGTTTCGGGTCTATACCCTGCAACTTAACGCCCAGTTAAGACTCGGTTTCCCTGCGGCTCCCCTATTCGGTTAACCTTGCTACAGAATATAAGTCGCTGACCCATTATACAAAAGGTACGCAGTCACCTAACAAGTAGGCTCCCACTGCTTGTACGTACACGGTTTCAGGTTCTATTTCACTCCCCTCGCCGGGGTTCTTTTCGCCTTTCCCTCACGGTACTGGTTCACTATCGGTCAGTCAGGAGTATTTAGCCTTGGAGGATGGTCCCCCCATATTCAGACAGGATGTCACGTGTCCCGCCCTACTCATCGAACTCACAACTTGTGCATTTTTGTGTACGGGACTATCACCCTTTACTGTGCGACTTTCCAGACGCTTCCACTCACACACAAACTGATTCAGGTTCTGGGCTCCTCCCCGTTCGCTCGCCGCTACTGGGGGAATCTCGGTTGATTTCTTTTCCTCGGGGTACTGAGATGTTTCAGTTCCCCCGGTTCGCCTCATGACACTATGGATTCATGTCATGATAGTGTGTCGAAACACACTGGGTTTCCCCATTCGGGTATCGTCGGGTATAACGCTTCATATCAGCTTACCGACGCTTATCGCAGATTAGCACGCCCTTCATCGCCTCTGACTGCCTAGGCATCCACCGTGTACGCTTAGTCGCTTAACCTCACAACCCGAAGGTGTCTTGAAGACACATTCGCGCTGCGATTATTTGAGAGACTCATTGACAGACTGATTCATCACAACTCACCCGAAGGCAGTCATGCATGTTCAGCTGTCATGTTTCAATTTTCAGCTTGTTCCAGATTGTTAAAGAGCAATATCTTAAACCCTGACTATTGCTAATCAGTTTTAAGATATGAGGTAAGTAGTTGACTTACTGAAGACCCCCGCTTTCACCGGAATGGTCGGATGCGCTGGCGTCCCCTAGGGGATTCGAACCCCTGTTACCGCCGTGAAAGGGCGGTGTCCTAGGCCTCTAGACGAAGGGGACACGACACCGTACTTTGTTGACGCTTTTGCTCATTATTTTCATCAGACAATCTGTGTGAGCACTTCACTCAACGCACATCTTCTTGGTAAGGAGGTGATCCAACCGCAGGTTCCCCTACGGTTACCTTGTTACGACTTCACCCCAGTCATGAATCACAAAGTGGTAAGCGCCCTCCCGAAGGTTAAGCTACCTACTTCTTTTGCAACCCACTCCCATGGTGTGACGGGCGGTGTGTACAAGGCCCGGGAACGTATTCACCGTAGCATTCTGATCTACGATTACTAGCGATTCCGACTTCATGGAGTCGAGTTGCAGACTCCAATCCGGACTACGACGTACTTTATGAGGTCCGCTTGCTCTCGCGAGGTCGCTTCTCTTTGTATACGCCATTGTAGCACGTGTGTAGCCCTACTCGTAAGGGCCATGATGACTTGACGTCATCCCCACCTTCCTCCAGTTTATCACTGGCAGTCTCCTTTGAGTTCCCGGCCTAACCGCTGGCAACAAAGGATAAGGGTTGCGCTCGTTGCGGGACTTAACCCAACATTTCACAACACGAGCTGACGACAGCCATGCAGCACCTGTCTCACAGTTCCCGAAGGCACTAAGGTATCTCTACCGAATTCTGTGGATGTCAAGAGTAGGTAAGGTTCTTCGCGTTGCATCGAATTAAACCACATGCTCCACCGCTTGTGCGGGCCCCCGTCAATTCATTTGAGTTTTAACCTTGCGGCCGTACTCCCCAGGCGGTCGATTTAACGCGTTAGCTCCGGAAGCCACGCCTCAAGGGCACAACCTCCAAATCGACATCGTTTACAGCGTGGACTACCAGGGTATCTAATCCTGTTTGCTCCCCACGCTTTCGCACCTGAGCGTCAGTCTTTGTCCAGGGGGCCGCCTTCGCCACCGGTATTCCTCCAGATCTCTACGCATTTCACCGCTACACCTGGAATTCTACCCCCCTCTACAAGACTCTAGCTTGCCAGTTTCAAATGCAGTTCCCAAGTTAAGCTCGGGGATTTCACATCTGACTTAACAAACCGCCTGCGTGCGCTTTACGCCCAGTCATTCCGATTAACGCTTGCACCCTCCGTATTACCGCGGCTGCTGGCACGGAGTTAGCCGGTGCTTCTTCTGCGGGTAACGTCAATCGATGAGGTTATTAACCTCACCGCCTTCCTCCCCGCTGAAAGTGCTTTACAACCCGAAGGCCTTCTTCACACACGCGGCATGGCTGCATCAGGCTTGCGCCCATTGTGCAATATTCCCCACTGCTGCCTCCCGTAGGAGTCTGGACCGTGTCTCAGTTCCAGTGTGGCTGGTCATCCTCTCAGACCAGCTAGGGATCGTCGCCTAGGTGAGCCATTACCTCACCTACCAGCTAATCCCATCTGGGCACATCTGATGGCGCGAGGCCCGAAGGTCCCCCGCTTTGGTCCGAAGACGTTATGCGGTATTAGCTACCGTTTCCAGTAGTTATCCCCCTCCATCAGGCAGTTTCCCAGACATTACTCACCCGTCCGCCGCTCGTCACCCAAGGAGCAAGCTCCTCTGTGCTACCGCCCGACTTGCATGTGTTAGGCCTGCCGCCAGCGTTCAATCTGAGCCATGATCAAACTCTTCAATTTAAGATTTGTTTGATTTGCTGAACTCGTCAGCGATGCTCAAAGAATTAAAACTGTTTATTCGTAATGAATTTACTGTTGTTCACTCTTCAAGACTTTTTATATCGTTAAGATACGGTCTTGTGAGTGCCCACACAGATTGTCTGATTAAATTGTTAAAGAGCAGTGCGTTGCAGCCTTAACCGCTTCGCGAGGTGGCGTATATTACGCTTTTCACCTTTAGAGTCAACGCTTATTTTAAAGCGTTTTCTCTTTCTTTACCGACCCGGTTGTGTGTTCACAGCGCCGTGTCGATGGAGGCGCATTATAGGGAGCAGATTCAGAAGCGCAAGCAAATCTCGTAAACTTTTTTCTGTTTGCGCATCTTTCATTCGTTCCGCTGGTTAACTGCGCGTTTTTATCCATTTTGGCAGGTCTACGAGGCTTTCCAACACGCTATCAGCCAGTTCTTCGCCTTGTTCAGTAACAGGTTTGCCTGTGCGAACTAACAGTTTGGTTCCTACCCCTGCGCCAATGGCAGCCTGTATATCCTCTAATTTGTCACCCACCATATAAGACGCCGCCATATCAATGTGCAGATCGCGCTGTGCAGAAAGCAACATGCCAGGCTCAGGTTTACGGCAATCACAAGTCTGGCGATATTCATCTTCCCCTGCTTCAGGGTGATGCGGACAAAAATAGATGCCATCCAGATCAACACCACGATCTGCCAGCGACCAGTCCATCCACTCTGTCAGTTGCATAAACTGATCTTCTGTAAACTTGCCACGGGCGATGCCGGACTGATTCGTCACCACAACCAGCGCAAACCCCATATTTTTCAACTCACGCATGGCATCAATGACGCCATCAATAAATTGAAAATGGTCAATGTCATGAACATAACCGTGATCGACATTGATCGTGCCGTCACGATCAAGAAAAATTGCTGGAACGCTTTGTGCCACTGACTTTGCTCCTGAATGGCCTAAATTACGCGGTAGTATCGCATGTTTTCGCCCATAGGGAGAATGCAGAGCCGTGACAATCCCGATTGACTTAGACGTCTAGACGCCCTAACATCCATTTCATATTCTGTTAATTCAGAAACTGATTTATCCAGCCATAGGCACTCACGATAAAAACATATGATTGAACTTTCTAATATTACTAAGGTTTTTCAGCAAAACGGGCGGACTATTACCGCACTTGCTGATGTCAGCCTTCATGTTCCTACCGGGCAAATTTATGGTGTTATCGGCGCATCAGGCGCAGGTAAAAGTACACTCATCCGCTGCGTCAATTTATTGGAACGCCCGACAGAAGGGAAAGTGCTGGTAGATGGACAAGAGCTGACCCAACTGTCAGATAGCCAGTTGACGCGCACACGCCGCCAAATCGGCATGATTTTCCAACATTTCAACCTGCTCGCCTCACGCACCGTTTTTGGCAATATTGCGCTACCGCTGGAATTAGATAACACGCCAAAATCTGAGATTACCCAACGGGTCAATGAATTGTTGGATCTGGTTGGGCTGGCAGATAAGCACGACGTGTATCCCGCCAATTTGTCCGGCGGACAAAAGCAACGTGTCGCTATCGCCCGTGCGTTGGCCAGCAATCCCAAAGTTTTGCTGTGTGACGAAGCAACTAGCGCATTGGATCCAGCAACGACCCGGTCGATTCTTGAGTTACTGAAAGATATCAATCGCCGCCTCGGCCTGACCATTCTTCTTATTACACATGAAATGGATGTGGTGAAGCGTATTTGCGATCAGGTTGCGGTAATCAGCGATGGACGACTCATCGAGCAGGACACGGTCAGCGAAGTCTTTTCACACCCGAAAACACCGCTGGCGCAGAAATTCATTCAGTCCACGCTACACCTGGACATCCCTGACGATTACCTCATCCGTCTTTCCCCCGACTATCGCCCGGATACCACGCCGTTATTACGGATGGAATTTACCGGCAAATCGGTGGATGCCCCGCTGCTCTCCGAGGTTGCTCGACGCTTTAACGTCAACAACAACATTATCAGTGCCCAGATGGATTATGCTGGTGGCGTCAAGTTCGGCATCATGCTGGCAGAAATGCACGGCAACGATGCGGATATCAAAGCCGCAATCCAATTCCTGCAGGAAAGTCACGTTACAATTGAGGTTCTGGGTTATGTCTGAAGCAATGATGTGGTTAATGGCTAAGGGAATATGGGAAACCGTCGCAATGACGTTCGTTTCTGGTTTCTTTGGCTTTGTGCTTGGCTTACCCGTGGGAGTCTTATTGTATACCACGCGTCCAGGGCAGATTATCGCCAATCCAAAGCTCTACCGGACCGTTTCTGCACTGGTAAATATTTTCCGCTCGATTCCATTCATTATTCTGCTGGTATGGATGATTCCTTTCACTCGAATGATTGTTGGAACCTCAATTGGCCTGCAAGCGGCGATCGTTCCTCTCACCGTCGGTGCCGCACCATTTATTGCTCGCATGGTGGAAAACGCGCTGCTTGAAATTCCGACCGGCCTGATTGAAGCTGCCCGTGCAATGGGCGCAACGCCGATGCAAATCGTCAGAAAGATACTCCTGCCAGAAGCATTACCAGGCCTTATTAATGCCGCAACCATCACGTTAATCACGCTCGTAGGCTATTCTGCTATGGGTGGAGCTGTGGGCGCAGGCGGCTTAGGTCAAATTGGTTATCAGTATGGTTATATTGGTTATAACGCGACGGTCATGAATACGGTATTAATATTACTGGTTGTTTTGGTGTACCTGATTCAATTCTGCGGCGACAGGGCAGTAAAAGCTGTCACACACAAGTAATCACCACAATACGCATTTGCCTGAAGGGCATTTGCCAAGAGAATAGTTAATTAGGGGTAAGGATATGGCGATTAAACTGAAATCTATTGCGACCATTGGCGCACTTATTGGTGCTCTGGCGCTAGCGGGATGTGGTCAGGAAGAAAAGAATCCTAATCACATTAAAGTCGGCGTTATTGTTGGCGCAGAACAACAGGTTGCGGAAGTCGCGCAGAAAGTGGCAAAAGACAAATACGGTCTGGACGTTGAATTAGTCACATTTAACGACTACGTGTTGCCAAATGAAGCCCTGAGCAAAGGTGATATCGATCTGAATGCCTTCCAGCACAAGCCTTATCTGGATCAACAGATCAAAGACCGTGGCTACAAGCTGGTTTCTGTCGGCAACAGCTTTGTCTACCCGATCGCGGGTTACTCCAAAAAAATCAAATCGCTGAATGAGCTGCAAGATGGTGCTCAGGTTGCGCTGCCAAACGACCCGACCAATCTGGGCCGTTCTCTGCTGCTGCTGCAAAAAGTCGGCTTGATTAAGCTGAAAGACAACGTTGGTCTGCTGCCAACCGTACTGGACGTGACCGAGAACCCGAAAAATATCAAACTGGTTGAGCTGGAAGCGCCTCAGTTGCCACGTTCTTTAGATGACGCGCAAATCGCACTGGCTGTCATCAATACCACTTACGCTAGCCAGATTAACCTGACGCCAACTAAAGATGGCCTGTTTGTTGAAGAGAAAGACTCTCCGTATGTAAACCTGTTGGTTTCACGCGAAGACAACAAAGACGCTGAAAACGTGAAGAAATTCGTTCAGGCTTATCAATCTGACGAAGTAAACAACGCGGCAAATAAAATCTTTAACGGCGGCGCGGTAAAAGGCTGGTAATCCAGTTCTAACATGCTTAATTAAAAGATATCTGCGAGACGGGCTACGGCCCGTCTTGTTATTTGTGCAATTGCTTGCTTCAATACCCGCTCTTTGAGAAAAAGCAGAGGAATCCTTAATGCGTGCTGTTCCCTTTATATTGTTGGCAATGTCGCTGACAGGCTGTTCTTTATTTCAGAAGCCACCAGCACCTGCTCCTCAACCTATTGTTGAAACCAAAACCGTAGAACCCGCACCTAAACCGAAGCCAGTCGCTCGCCCGACTCCCGCAGTGTTATATAAAAGTGCAGAAGAGTTAGTCGGTAAGCCTTTCCGCGACATGGGTGAAGTATCAGGCTCCTCATGCCAGGTCAGCGCTCAGGATTCCCCCCCTAATGCGGCAAATGCGCGTAAAAGAATGCAAAATCGTGCCACTGCCATGAAAGCCAATGCGGTTTTGCTGCATGAATGTCAAACTGTCAGTGGTGTAGCGGGTTGCTACAGTCAGGTCGTTTGCCAGGGCACGGCACTGAAAGTTTCTGCACAATGAGTCAATTTGTTTTCCATCAGATCGGGATTATCCGCTCGCCGTATAAAGAAAAATTTGCCATTCCGCGGCAGCCGGGTCTAATTGAAGATGGAGGCGGAGAACTTCAGCTATTACCACCATATAACCAAGCAGAGTGCGTGCGGGGACTGGAAGACTTCAGTCATATATGGGTAGTGTTCATCTTTCATCAAACGATGGAAGGCGGCTGGCGTCCGACCGTTCGGCCACCGCGTTTGGGCGGAAACACACGGACGGGCGTTTTCGCTACGCGTTCTACTTTCCGCCCCAACCCTGTGGGCATGTCGCTGGTTGAATTAAAAGAGATTCGGGTAAAAGGCGATGCGATTACGCTCGAATTAGGCAGCCTTGATCTGGTCGATGGCACGCCAGTCATCGATATCAAACCTTACTTGCCCTTTGCCGAAAGCCATCCTCAGGCACGAGCGGGTTTTGCCCAAATGGCTCCCGATGCAGCAATGCCGGTGATTTTTTCGCCCCTTGCGGAAAACCAGATAGCCCAGCATCAAAAGAAATATCCCCAGTTAAAGCGCTTTATCTCACAGGTATTAGCGCAAGATCCGCGCCCAGCCTACCGTAAAGGTGAAAGCACCACGCGGGAATACGCCGTTTTATTGCTGGAATTCAATGTGCGCTGGCGCGTCTGCGGAGAACAAACCGAAGTGCTAAGCCTCGACCCGTCAAACGCGCGTTAATACATTAACCCCAGCAATATATTCTAAAATTGTTCCTGCTCTCTTTTGACGCGCCGTCCGCGCTGGTAAACTAAGCCACTTTTTATATGCCTTCGGCTGCACGGCAGCCCTATGCTATTTGTCGTTCTAACGGAACTAAAACCCCATGCGTACTAGCCAATACATGCTCTCCACTCTCAAGGAGACACCAGCCGATGCAGAAGTCATCAGCCACCAGTTGATGCTCCGGGCAGGAATGATTCGTAAACTGGCCTCTGGCCTTTATACCTGGTTGCCGACCGGTTTACGTGTTTTGAGAAAAGTTGAAAACATCGTGCGCGAAGAGATGAATAACGCAGGCGCGATTGAAGTGTCCATGCCCGTTGTTCAGCCTGCCGATTTATGGGCAGAAAGTGGACGTTGGGATCAATATGGCCCAGAGCTGTTGCGTTTTGTCGATCGTGGCGAGCGCCCTTTCGTACTCGGCCCGACACATGAAGAAGTCATTACCGATCTTATTCGCAATGAAATCAGCTCCTACAAGCAGTTGCCACTGAATTTCTTCCAGATCCAAACCAAATTCCGCGATGAAGTTCGTCCGCGTTTTGGCGTAATGCGCTCACGTGAATTCCTGATGAAAGACGCCTACTCTTTCCATACGTCACAGGAATCATTGCAGATTACCTACGATGCCATGTACGCCGCTTACAGCCAGATTTTCAACCGTATGGATCTGGATTTCAGAGCCGTTCAGGCAGATACCGGTTCTATCGGCGGCAACGCATCCCATGAGTTTCAGGTACTGGCTGCCAGCGGTGAAGACGATATCATTTTCTCAACGGAATCCGACTACGCGGCAAACATTGAACTGGCCGAAGCCGTTGCGCCGAAGCTAGGTCGCGCTGAAGCAACTGAAGCGCTGCGTTTGGTTGATACACCGAATGCCAAAACCATCGCCGAGCTGGTTGAGCAGTTTAAGCTGCCGATAGAAAAAACCGTGAAAACGCTGCTGGTTAAAGCAACGGAAGAAAGCGGCCATAAACTGGTTGCGCTGCTGGTTCGTGGCGATCACGAACTGAATGAAATCAAAGCGGAGAAAATTGCTCAGGTAGCCAGTCCGCTGACGTTCGCAACGGAAGAAGAGATTCGCGCCACCATCGGCGCAGGCCCAGGTTCACTGGGTCCAGTCAAACTGTCGATTCCAGTCGTTGTCGATCGCACTGTTGCAGCCATGAGCGACTTCAGCGCTGGCGCGAACATTGATGGCAAACACTATTTTGGCATCAACTGGGAGCGTGACGTTGCGCTGCCGCAGGTTGCGGATATCCGTAACGTGGTTGAAGGCGATATCAGTCCAGACGGTAAAGGCACACTGCAAATTAAACGCGGTATCGAAGTGGGCCATATTTTCCAACTGGGCAGTAAATATTCTGAAGCGCTGAAAGCCACGGTTCAAGGTGAAGACGGCCGTAACCAAACGCTGACGATGGGCTGCTACGGTATTGGTGTAACGCGTGTTGTCGCGGCGGCGATTGAGCAGAATCATGACGAACGCGGCATCATCTGGCCAGACGCGATTGCCCCTTTCCACGTTGCTATTCTGCCAATGAACATGCACAAATCTTTCCGCGTGAAGGAAGTCGCTGAGGATATCTATCAGCAGTTACGTGCCAAAGGTATTGAAGTTCTGCTTGATGACCGCAAAGAGCGTCCGGGCGTGATGTTCGCCGATATGGAACTGATTGGCGTACCGCACACCATCGTCATTGGCGATCGCAATCTGGATAGCGAAGAGATTGAATATAAGCATCGCCGAGTGGGTGAAAAGCAAATGATTAAAACCAGCGAAATTGTCGATTTTCTGCTGGCAAATATCGTCCGCTAATCGCTGCCGAGCCGCCCCTTCGTAGGAAAGGGAGAATGCAGGATCGAGCAAGAGGCGGGATCACTCCCGCCCCCTTGTGGTTGTTACCCTTCACGAGTGTGTAGCAGGCTTTCACCTCCGGGTCGCTCTGCTGATTCCCAACGACAAATTATCGTATCGCTGGAAAAGTCACTCACATCAAGACTATCTGAAGCAAAAACAACGCCTCGCTCCAAAACAGCAAGCTAGAACGCATAGTTGACGGTCATGGAGACGCTACGCGGCGTACCATACACGGCATAAGGC
Protein-coding sequences here:
- the gmhB gene encoding D-glycero-beta-D-manno-heptose 1,7-bisphosphate 7-phosphatase — encoded protein: MAQSVPAIFLDRDGTINVDHGYVHDIDHFQFIDGVIDAMRELKNMGFALVVVTNQSGIARGKFTEDQFMQLTEWMDWSLADRGVDLDGIYFCPHHPEAGEDEYRQTCDCRKPEPGMLLSAQRDLHIDMAASYMVGDKLEDIQAAIGAGVGTKLLVRTGKPVTEQGEELADSVLESLVDLPKWIKTRS
- the metN gene encoding methionine ABC transporter ATP-binding protein MetN, with product MIELSNITKVFQQNGRTITALADVSLHVPTGQIYGVIGASGAGKSTLIRCVNLLERPTEGKVLVDGQELTQLSDSQLTRTRRQIGMIFQHFNLLASRTVFGNIALPLELDNTPKSEITQRVNELLDLVGLADKHDVYPANLSGGQKQRVAIARALASNPKVLLCDEATSALDPATTRSILELLKDINRRLGLTILLITHEMDVVKRICDQVAVISDGRLIEQDTVSEVFSHPKTPLAQKFIQSTLHLDIPDDYLIRLSPDYRPDTTPLLRMEFTGKSVDAPLLSEVARRFNVNNNIISAQMDYAGGVKFGIMLAEMHGNDADIKAAIQFLQESHVTIEVLGYV
- a CDS encoding methionine ABC transporter permease MetI encodes the protein MSEAMMWLMAKGIWETVAMTFVSGFFGFVLGLPVGVLLYTTRPGQIIANPKLYRTVSALVNIFRSIPFIILLVWMIPFTRMIVGTSIGLQAAIVPLTVGAAPFIARMVENALLEIPTGLIEAARAMGATPMQIVRKILLPEALPGLINAATITLITLVGYSAMGGAVGAGGLGQIGYQYGYIGYNATVMNTVLILLVVLVYLIQFCGDRAVKAVTHK
- a CDS encoding MetQ/NlpA family lipoprotein, producing MAIKLKSIATIGALIGALALAGCGQEEKNPNHIKVGVIVGAEQQVAEVAQKVAKDKYGLDVELVTFNDYVLPNEALSKGDIDLNAFQHKPYLDQQIKDRGYKLVSVGNSFVYPIAGYSKKIKSLNELQDGAQVALPNDPTNLGRSLLLLQKVGLIKLKDNVGLLPTVLDVTENPKNIKLVELEAPQLPRSLDDAQIALAVINTTYASQINLTPTKDGLFVEEKDSPYVNLLVSREDNKDAENVKKFVQAYQSDEVNNAANKIFNGGAVKGW
- the rcsF gene encoding Rcs stress response system protein RcsF, giving the protein MRAVPFILLAMSLTGCSLFQKPPAPAPQPIVETKTVEPAPKPKPVARPTPAVLYKSAEELVGKPFRDMGEVSGSSCQVSAQDSPPNAANARKRMQNRATAMKANAVLLHECQTVSGVAGCYSQVVCQGTALKVSAQ
- the tsaA gene encoding tRNA (N6-threonylcarbamoyladenosine(37)-N6)-methyltransferase TrmO, which codes for MSQFVFHQIGIIRSPYKEKFAIPRQPGLIEDGGGELQLLPPYNQAECVRGLEDFSHIWVVFIFHQTMEGGWRPTVRPPRLGGNTRTGVFATRSTFRPNPVGMSLVELKEIRVKGDAITLELGSLDLVDGTPVIDIKPYLPFAESHPQARAGFAQMAPDAAMPVIFSPLAENQIAQHQKKYPQLKRFISQVLAQDPRPAYRKGESTTREYAVLLLEFNVRWRVCGEQTEVLSLDPSNAR
- the proS gene encoding proline--tRNA ligase; amino-acid sequence: MRTSQYMLSTLKETPADAEVISHQLMLRAGMIRKLASGLYTWLPTGLRVLRKVENIVREEMNNAGAIEVSMPVVQPADLWAESGRWDQYGPELLRFVDRGERPFVLGPTHEEVITDLIRNEISSYKQLPLNFFQIQTKFRDEVRPRFGVMRSREFLMKDAYSFHTSQESLQITYDAMYAAYSQIFNRMDLDFRAVQADTGSIGGNASHEFQVLAASGEDDIIFSTESDYAANIELAEAVAPKLGRAEATEALRLVDTPNAKTIAELVEQFKLPIEKTVKTLLVKATEESGHKLVALLVRGDHELNEIKAEKIAQVASPLTFATEEEIRATIGAGPGSLGPVKLSIPVVVDRTVAAMSDFSAGANIDGKHYFGINWERDVALPQVADIRNVVEGDISPDGKGTLQIKRGIEVGHIFQLGSKYSEALKATVQGEDGRNQTLTMGCYGIGVTRVVAAAIEQNHDERGIIWPDAIAPFHVAILPMNMHKSFRVKEVAEDIYQQLRAKGIEVLLDDRKERPGVMFADMELIGVPHTIVIGDRNLDSEEIEYKHRRVGEKQMIKTSEIVDFLLANIVR